The genomic window TCTTCTACAGCTTTCTCTCTCCTCGCTTCCCTCTAACTTTTAAGGccgcttccctccctcctctcccatcctttctctccccctccctcctctctcttggGTCTGCCCCTTCAGGGACCGACTGTCTTTCGCCCCCCGCAGCGCTTTCCCGGTGATGGAGGATCTGCCCTTGACTCCTCCGCCGCGTCCCCCCGGCCTCCCCACTTACGAGCAGGCTCTGGCAGCCTCCGGGGTGCATGACGCACCCCCCCCACCCTACCAGAGGTACCTGCACGGAGGGGCGGGACCTGAACGAAATCCCTCCCGGGGGCGGGGCCCGCGGGTCGAAAACCTGGGATTGGAGGAGAGGGCTTGGGCGCGGAAAGCCCCTCCCGGGCGCGCCTCTgactcccttttctctcccccctccctgtaGCACTCGGCGGTCCCGCTGAGAAGACCACCTCCCATCCCCCTCACAGCAGCCCGCGCCTTCTCCGTCCCGTGGCCCCCCGCCCCCCCTGGAAGTCGAGAACGAGGCTGGAAAGGAGGATTTGTCCGGGAAGACGCCTGGCCCCTCCCCCCAGTCTTCCTGCGAGTGCCCCTGCCGGGGTCTACCCCCCCCTCCCCCGTCAGGACAGGCTCCTCGTGTGTCCCAGGCTTCCTGGGGCACGGGAGGCATGTGCACACGTGTCCTGGCTCCGCGTGCACACAGAGTCCGAGGGAGACGAGCCTCCATTACGGCGCTCCCTCCCCGTCCACACAGTGGCGGGTGCCAGTCTCCCTAGGGTGCCCTAGGTGTGGCGCAACTCCTCCCGGAGCGTCCCAGCCCCATCGCAGCTACTGCCGACTGTGCCCCTCGGGCTCGCGTCCGCCCCCCTCCCTCCCGGGGCTGCCCCCGCCCTGGGCCCAGTGGGAGAAGGGCTCGGGCAGAGGCCGGCCTCGCTCCGGCACGTCGGGCGGGCGGGCCGCGGCCGCGTCTGCGCGCTGGCTGCGGCAGGGCGGGCCAGGCGGGGGCTCCTTTCTCCAGCCCAGCCGGCCTcggcccctccctccctccctccgcccGTCCCTCCGCCCGGCGCGGGcggctctctccctctctccactccagcCTTCGCTCTCGGGCtcggacttttttttttttttttttttgcatttgcattTGCACGGGATTGTGGGAGGAAGCGGAGCGCAGCCAGACAGCCCGCCgcccccctccctcttctctcccctccccctccctccctcctccctcctccctcctccttccccgcAGCCAGCCGCCTTGTGCAAAGATGGCTGCACGGTgagcgaggaggaggaggaggaggcggcggcggcggcggcggcgccggACGAGCGGCAGAGAGCGCCCGCAGCGGCCCCGCGCAGCGCAGCGCCCAGTTCCCCGCGGCCGCCCGGCCGGCTCCGACCCGCGGGGCGCCCCCCGCAGCGCGCCGAGCCCCGGGGAGCCCCAGTCccccgcctcccctcccccccgcctcccctccccctccccttcctcctcctcctcctcctcctcctcccgcctccccctcccctcccggcCCCGTAGGCGCGGGCCCCGCGGCGGCAGAGGCTGAGAgaggccccggccccggcccagGCCCCCGGCGGCGGCTGCGAACGCGCTGCGCCCCCTCCccgtccccctcccccttccctctccccacccctacCCCGGCCCGCCCGCCCGCCCCCACCGCGGCCCCTTCATGGACAGGAACTACCCGAGCGCCGGCTTCGGGGACCCGCTCGGCGCCGGGGCGGGATGGAGCTACGAGAGATCCGCCAAAGCTAGGTAAGGAGGCCGGCCGCCCGGGCCGGGCCGGGGCGCAGCGGGGCCTGGACGGGGCGGGCCGCCGGGGCCGAGGGGGAGGAGTCGGGGCCGGGCCCCCGCGGCGGGGCGCGGGTGGGGGGCTCCTGGAGTCCTGTGGTGGCCCCCTCACATCACCGCCCCCCCTCCCCCTGGTCTGAGGCCTGGCTGCTGCCTGTGCAGCagctccaccccctcccctccccttccccccacttcgGGGTGCGCTGGAATTCGAGAAAATGCCAAAAGGGGGGAGGCCTCAGCCCCCTTccgagaaggagagggaaggagtgcAGACCCCAAAGTCTCCCCGGGCCCCCTCCCGCTCCCCGGCCCCGGCCCTATTGTTCAGCCGCTAAGCGAggcaccccccctccccccccatccccaGCGGGTGGGACAGGGCAATCCCGACCCCCCCAGGACCAGGAAGGGGGGGCTGTGTGGGCAGGCGGGCTCTCTCTGGACACACCCCCCCCTTCCCTTGAGTAACTGCTTCCATACCCGGGGCTGAAGGCCTTGGACAATGGGGGGCACCAGGCGTACCCCCAAACCCAGCACACTCCCCACCCGTCAGCCCCGGCTCTGGGGTTTCCAGGCCCCAGGCCATGTTTACTGGCGGTATCCTAGCTGGTATTTACATGCGGGAGGAACGCTCCGTGTTTACATGTGTGCACGCTCCCTGGGCCCGCCTGCTCCCGCTTCTTGGCTGGCTGGGCGCCACTTTCAGGTCTTGTCCCCCCCCTGCTCCCCCCGGGGAGTCTGGGATCCGCCGGGCCTTCATCCCGCTGTGGGGAGGCTCCTGCTAGCCCGCCAGGCCACAGGTTGCCAGCTGCCTTCGGACGCCCTCCACGTTTCCCCGGGCTCCCGGGCTTTGTGTCCGCCCGCTGGCTCAGCTTGACCAGTATCTGGGCGTCCCTCGAGGCTGGGGTCTCCCTGTATGATCCCTCCGTCTGAACGGGGCTCCCCGGGCCCGGCCTGCCCCTGGAAGAGCGGGCACGCTCGGTGAGGGTGGTGGGGCTTAGCCCAGTCGGGCCTGAGATAACTGAGCAGGGCAGGAGGGGGGCATCCTCTCTCTGGAACCCACGTGTCCCTGGGCACTTGCGTGCATCCCGGCCTTACTCGGAGTTGGGCCTCTCTGGGCCACCTGTTCGGCGCCCCTTGAATCTCTCACTTTGGTGACCCGTGACCCTGGGCCCAGGGAGGTGTCTGGAGCCTAGAAGGGTCTTTCTCTGTAGCCCCATGGGACCGAGGTCTGGGCTGCCAGGGCCTTCCTCTGGTTTCTTGATTCCCACCTCTGTGGGACCGTGTGTCCGGTGCATTGTGTGCCTCCAGGCCCTTCCTTCTACTTGGTCCTGCTGGCTTCCAATCTGGGAATCcccagggagaagggaagaaccCCAGTGGATCCCTTGGTCCCCACCCCCAATGAGAAGGAAAGAGGCCCCAGTAGATCCCTTGGTCCCCATCCCCAGGGAAAGAATGGAAGAGGCCCCAGTGGGTCCTTGGTCCCCATTCccagggaaaagggaagagcCCCAGGGGATCTCTTGATCCCCATCcccagggagagaagggaagaggccCAGTGGATCTTTGGTCCTTACCcccagggagagaagggaagaggccCAGTGGATTCTTGGTCCCCATTcccagggagaagggaagaggccCCAGTGGATCCTTGGTCCCCATCCCCAGGGCGAAGGAAAGAGGCCCAGTGGACCCTTTGGTTCCCATCcccagggaaagaagggaagaggccCCAGTGGATCCTTGGTCCCCCACTcccagggagagaagggaagaggccCAGTGGATCCTTGGTCCCCATTctcaggaaaaagggaagagcCCCAGTGGATCTTTGGTCCCCATCCCCAGGGAGAAGGGAAGCAGCCTAGTGGATCCTTGATCTCCATCCCCAGGGCGAAGGAAAGAGGCCCAGTGGACCCTTTGGTTCCCATCcccagggaaagaagggaagaggccCCAGTAGATCCTTTGGTCCCCACTcccagggagagaagggaagaggccCAGTGTATCTTTGGTCCTTGCCcccagggagagaagggaagaagccCTGTGGTTCCTTGGTTCCCATTCccagggaaaagggaagagcCCCAGGGGATCTCTTGATCCCCATCcccagggagagaagggaagaggccCAGTGGATCTTTGGTCCTTACCcccagggagagaagggaagaggccCAGTGGATTCTTGGTCCCCATTcccagggagaagggaagaggccCCAGTGGATCCTTGGTCCCCATCcccagggagagaagggaagcagCCTAGTGGATCCTTGGTCCCCATCcccagggagaagggaagaggccCCAGTGGATCCTTGGTCCCCCACTcccagggagagaagggaagaggccCAGTGGATCCTTGGTCCCCATTctcaggaaaaagggaagagcCCCAGTGGATCTTTGGTCCCCATCcccagggagaagggaagaggccCCAGTGGATCTTTGGTCCCCATTcccagggagagaagggaagcagCCTAGTGGATCCTTGATCTCCATCCCCAGGGCGAAGGAAAGAGGCCCAGTGGACCCTTTGGTTCCCATGcccagggaaagaagggaagaggccCCAGTAGATCCTTTGGTCCCCACTcccagggagagaagggaagaggccCAGTGTATCTTTGGTCCTTGCCcccagggagagaagggaagaagccCTGTGGTTCCTTGGTCCCCATCcccaggaaaagaagggaagaggccCCAGTAGATCCTTTGGTCCCCACTcctagggagagaaggaaagaggccCAGTGGATCCCTTGGTCCCCATCcccagggagagaagggaagaagccCAGTGGGTCCCTGGTCCTAGGGGCTGGCCTCCAAGGCCTGGGATAACCTTCctgcctctctcccctcctcagtTTGGTGTATGGGGGCTCCAGGACTTCCCACCCGGAGACAGACATCTTGCACCGCCAGGCTTATGCAACCCCTCACCCGCTGCAGGGGTATGCCACCAACCATCACCCTGCAGGTAGGCCCTGGATGCAGCCCCCTCCCCAAGGCCCTTGGCCGCGCTCTCTCCCGGGACTGCCGGGCTCTGTGGGGCTCGGCCCTGGCTTTGGTCCTCAGTGCCCCGGGCAGAGCCTTATCTGTCCCAGGCCCGGTTCCCTCTCTCCCCTGTCCCCGGCCTGGTTCCTTTTCTCCGCCAGCCCCCGGCCCGgttccctctctcttcctgttCCAGGCTCGGTTCCCTTTCTCTTCTAAGCCAGCCGGCCCAGGTCTTTTTAATTGTGGCTCAGGCGCTTCTCCATACTGCTTTGTCTGTTCTCCCGGTTCCCACTGACCCTTCCCCTGAGAAAGTGGGCCTCCAGGGCCCTCCTGAAGCCTCCCTCCCTCaggttcctttcttccttatcctCCTATGCAGATCCACAgcctccttcctgcctccctgGCCCCGCCCCCACACCAGCCCCGCCCCTCCCTGGCCCCGCCCCTGTTGCCTGGGTGCCGCTTCCCCTTTGGTATCTGGGGCCAGGTTGGGCCCTGCTTTCCGCAAGGGCGGGGTGGGGTGGCCCGGGACTAGCTCTGCAACCTCCAGCCTGTGCCTCCCCAGGGCTCTCCGGCTTGTTCGACACGGGCCTCCACCATGCCGGCTCGGCCGGCCCAGACGCCTCGGTCATGAACCTGATCTCTGCCCTGGAGTCCCGGGCGCCCCAGCCCGGCCCGTCCGCCTCCTCCCTCCTGTCCCAGTTCCGAAGTCCATCTTGGCAGACAGGTAGGCCGGCCCGGCCGGGAGGAAGGGCGGCAGCTTGCTGGGGGCCGGGGGGAGGGGTCCCGGCCTCCCTCCTGACCCGGCGGCCCCTCTCCCCAGCCATGCACACGCCCGGCCCCACGGAACTGTTCATCTCGGGGGCCCTGCCCGGCTCCGGGACGTTCCCGTCCTCCTCGGCTCTGTCCGCCTACCAGCACCCGGCCTCCTTCGGGGGCCGCCCCTTCCCGGTGCCGTCGTCCCTCAGCCTCCAGGACCCGCCCTTCAGCCCGCCGGCCAACGGGCTCCTGTCGCCGCACGACGTCTTGCACCTGAAGCCTTCCCAAGCCCCGACCGTGCCCTCCTCGCTGGGCTTCGAGAGGCTGGCTGGGGGTGGCGTCCTGGGGCCCGCCAGCCTGGGGCCCGCTCAGACTCCTCCCTACCGCACGGGACCACCTGAGCCTCCTCCTCCGCCCCGGCATCTCCCCGCTCAGTTTAACCTCCTGGCCTCCTCCTCTTCGGAGCAGTCCTCCCCGCAGCTGTACAACTTCTCCGGGGCCGCCCCGCCGGGGCCCCCGCCCGAGCGGGCCTTGCCCCGGCAAGACAGCGTCATCAAGCACTACCAGCGGCCGGCCAGTGCCCAGCCTCCaccccccccgcccccgcccccgccggcCCACTCCCTGCAGCACTACCTGAGTTGCGGGGGCAGCTACCCGCCCCCGGCCATGGGCCACCGAGCCAGCCTGGCCTGTAGCCCTCTCGGCGGGGAGCCTTCTCCCGGAGCCGGGGAGGCGGCCAAGGGGGGCCAGGCGGCCGGGGCTGGGGGCACGGGAGCCGGGGGCCGGGCCACGGGCCCCGAAGCCGGCCCCGGGACGGGGGGGCAGGGCGCCGGCGCCACAGGGGGAGGCTACCGGCCCATCATTCAGTCACCTGGTTACAAGGCGGCCAAGGGGGCTTATGGGGCGGGAGCGGGAACAGCTCGACCCCCTCCGTCCCGATCCACAGCCACACCGAAGTGCCAGAGCCTGGGGGGTGGGGGCTACGCGACGGGGACCGGGAAGCCCAGCGGGGCGGGCAGTGGCGGGGGCCAAGCTTACTCCCCGGGCCAGCCCCAGGGCCTCCTGGGTCCCCAGGCCTACAGCCAGGGCTTTGGCGCCAGCCAGGCCCAAGACCTGAGTAAGGGGCCCGGCTACACGGCGGGGCCTCCCCAGGCTCAGCCCGGTGGGCCTCCCCAGCAGCCTCCTCCCAGCCTGACCACCTGCCAAAGCTACTCGCCCGACCAGCTCCAGAGCCTTCCTTACGGGGTGCAGAGCGAAGGCTACCCCGGGCCTGCCCCTCACTCCCAGGGCCTGCCCACAGCCAGCCCCTCTCTCAGCTACAGCACAGGCCACTCTCCGGCCCTGTCGGGGCACGGGGGCGCTTGGGGCCACACGCCAGCCTCCCTGGGTGGTGGCGGAGGCGGGGAGGCCAGTCCCTCCCATATCATTCGGCCCTTGCAGTCACCGCCAGCCAGTGGGGGAGGGCGGCCCCCTGGAGTGGCCAGCCCCGGGGCCCCCGGGAAGTACTTGAGTTCAGTGTTGGCCTCTCCCACCTTCCTGGGCCCCCCCGGTGGGGCCGGGGGCTATCCAGGGGCGGGGGGAGCCGGGGGTTACAAGGGCAAAGGAGATGGGGAGCTGCTGGGGGGGCCGGGGGCCGGAGGGGCGGGGCAGCGCACAGAGGATGAGGATTTCCTCATCCAGCACTTGCTGCAGGCCCCCAGCCCTCCCCGGGGCTCGGGCCCCGACGGGCTGGTGGGCGAGTGTGAGGAGCAGAGGGGTGGCGAGGGCCCGGGCGGCGGGAGCGGCTCCAAGGCCGCCGCGTACGACCTGGCCAAGGAGGAGCAGCAGCGCTACCATCTGCAGAGCGTGATTCGGACGAGCGCCAGCCTGGACGACGGGGCCACGCTAGAGCTGGGGCTGGGACGGCTCAAGGACAAGAAGAAGGCCGCCAGCAGCGAGCGGGGTGGGGGCACACCCGAGGGTCTGGCCACCTCCGTGGTCCACTACGGCGCCGGGGCCAAGGACCTGGGCGCCTACCTGCAGAAGACTCCACCCCCTCCCGCGCCCGCCCCGCAGCCTCCCTCCCACCACAACCTGCTCCTAGAGGGGGCTCCCGAGCTCCCCCTGGTCCTGCCCCCGCCTCCCCCTCCACCTCCCCCACAGCTCCTGCCCTCCGTGCTGAGCCACGCGCCCAGCCCCCCCGCCCCGCCGCCCGCCCCTCCGCCCCGCAAGGTGGGCGTGCATCTGCTGGAGCCCACCCCTCGTGACACTGGACCTCTCCAACTCGAGGCGCATCTGCGGGCCCCCCCGGGCCTCGAGGCCTCCCCCAGTCCCCGGCTTCGTGCAGATGAGGGCCTGGAGGCCCCCGGGACCATGCAAGACCTACTGGGCGCCTTGGAGCCACTGCCCCCGCCCCCTGCCGAGGCAGGTGGCCCTCAGCCGGGGGAGGCGAAGGACCCTGCGGGGGCTTACAGGAGCCCCAGCCCACAGGGGCCCAAGGCCCCGCGCTTCGTGCCCTTGACGTCCATCTGCTTCCCCGATTCGCTGCTGCAAGACGAGGAACGGAGCTTCTTCCCCACCATGGAGGAGATGTTTGGCGGGGGCACGGGCGACGATTACTCCAAGGCGGGCCCCCCAGAGGACGATGCTGACCCTAAGGGTGGCGGTGGTGGAACGGCCCCCGCGGGGCCCGCGGCCTATGATCCTTACGCCCCTTACTGCTCCACCGGCCCCACGGGTGGGGGGCCTGAGCCTCCCGGGCTGGGTTTGGACCCCGGCAAGACGCCCGTCGAGCTGCCCTCCACGGTCAACGCCGAGCCGCTGGGCCTGATACAGGCCGGGCAGCACcagcccccgccgccgccgccgcccccgccaCCGCCCCCGGAGCCCAAGGGTGGGCTCACCTCACCCATCTTCTGCTCTTCCAAGCCCAAGAAGCTGCTGAAGACCTCGTCCTTCCACCTGCTGCGGCGGCGGGACCCCCCCTTTCAGACCCCCAAGAAGCTCTATGCCCAGGAGTACGAGTTCGAGGCGGACGAGGACAAAGCCGATGTGCCGGCCGACATCCGCCTCAACTCTCGCCGCCTCCCCGACCTGCTGCCGGACCTCGTGTCCAGCTGCCGCTCGCGCCCGGCCCTCTCGCCCCTGGGGGACATCGACTTTTGCCCGCCGCCCCCTGGCCCCACGGGGCCCCGGCGCCGGGGAAGGAAGCCCACTAAAGCCAAACGGGACGGCCCGCCCCGGCCCCGGGGACGGCCTCGCATCCGGCCCCTGGCCGAACCACCTCCGGGGCCCCAGCTGGGGCCCCACCTTCCCGGCGGCCAGACCGATGGAGCCAGGAAGCCCCGGGGCCgaggccggggccggggccggaaGGCAGATGAGCCCAGCGGTGAGGGGCTGGAGCCCCTGAAGCCCCTCAAGGTGAAGGCTTTGGGGGCCgcctgggtgggggtgggggaggggcagcCCCGGGCAGACCTGTAACGGCTCCGCCGTCTCTTCCAGATCAAGCTGGCTGTGCCCAAAGTGGGTGAGGGTGGCGGCCCTGTGGCGGGAGAGCCGGCTTCCTCGGGCCCCGTGGATGGCGGCCTGGACTCCAGCCAGACCCGGGAGAAGATCCAGGCCAAGATCAAGGAGGTGGAGGAGAAGCAGCCGGAGATGAAGTCGGGCTTTATGGCCTCCTTTCTGGACTTCCTCAAGTCGGGCAAGCGGCAGCAGCTGCCCTCGGGCTCGGGGCCGCCCCCCAGCCCTTCCAAGGCGGGGCCTGGCCGGACTCTGGGGCCTCCCCCGGCGGTGGCCCCCCCGGCCCCCGCCCCGGCCCCAGCCTTCGGGCTCGGCGGGGCCCTGGAGGCGGCGGAGAGTGACGGCCTGGGCCTCGGGTGCCCCTCGCCCTGCAAGCGCTTGGACGAGGAGCTCAAGCGCAATCTCGAGACCCTGCCCTCTTTCTCGTCCGACGAGGAGGACTCGGTGGCCAAGAACCGTGACCTGCAGGAGAGCATCTCCTCCGCCATCTCGGCCCTGGACGATCCGCCCGCCCCCAAAGACGCCGGGCCGGCCGCCACCCCTGCCGCGGCCTCCAGCCCCGGTGAGGCCCCTCGTCGGCGAGCGTGGTGGCGGGCGGAGCGGGCCCGCGGGCTGGCCCCTCCGGGGGCGAGGCTCCCGAGGGGAGGAGGGTCTGCGGCCAGGGCGGGGGGCGAGCCAGGGCCCAGGCCAGGCTAGAGCATGGGCCCGGGGGGAGGAAGGCCCGGGTCCGAATGTGCCCCCGGACGTGTGATCCCGGGCGGGCCGCTTAGCCGCCCGCCCGGGAGCTCAGACTCCCGCCTCAGTTTTCCACTGCTGTGAAATGGGGATCACCATAGcgcctacctcccagggttgttgtgaggatcaaatgagatcgtCTCTGTAGGTGCTCAGCATGGCGCCTGGCACACAGCATTCGTTTAATAAACGTccgtctccttccttccttccgtcttggggggagggaaaaggaggggctCCTGGGGCAAGTCGGAAGGAGCGTGTGGGCTCGCCGCGGGAGGGCCGGGGCTCGGAGCCATCGCTGGGTGACTCAGTGCCGCCCTCTGTCCTTGTTCCTTCAGAGGCCCCCATCTTGGAAGAGAAGCCGCCCCCGTCACCTGCTCCATCTTCTCCTCCCTCGCCCCCTTCCCCACCACCCTTGGTACCCCCCGAGCccacctcctccccaccccctccgaCTCCTGCTGTCCCTCCTGTGCCGATGGCACCCCTCCCTCCGCCAGAGGcgccggccccggccccggcccctgCCCCATCTCCCGAGGAGCCAGAGCCCCCAGATGCTCGGCCCTTGCACTTAGCCAAGAAGCAGGAGACGGCGGCCGTGTGTGGGGAGACCGACGATGAAGCGGGGGAGAGCGGAGGCGAGGGCATCTTCCGAGAGAGGGACGAGTTTGTCATCCGAGCCGAGGACATCCCCGCCCTCAAGGTGAGTGGGGGAGACCCAGGCCTGGTTCTGGCGCTGCCCAGGCCCAAGCTGCTTCTGGTCCGGTGGGCCCAGTTGTTGGGTCTGCCCATCTCTGGGCAGCTTCGGGGCTTTTGTGTCTGAGGAAACCCCCCGGGGGCTGGGGGCTGAGCCCCGGGGACTCGGCGCTAGAGAATCCCAAGTGTGGGCTCCCGGCTCGCAGCGGAAGGAGTCGCTAGGTTGTCCAGCTTGGCTGCAGGGGTCCATCAGGGACCTCTGCTATCTGAGCAGATGAGGAACGGAGCTCGCTGCTTGGGGTTGGGAGAATTGGGGCTTTCGGGAGGGGGCCGGAGTGGTGGGGCTGCCGGCCCCTGGGGCAGGACGAGCCGAGGCTGTCCGGGGAGGCCCCCGACTCCCGAGCCAGCTGCTTCCTTTACACCGTGCCTTTGGCCTCCTTTCCTAGATTTTAGCAGGAGGGAGTGATTAAGGCAGACTGGACCCGGGTACTTATAAGGGCCCAGCCCGGTCCGGGCCCAGAGTAGGCCTTTAATCAGTATTGGAGCCCAGACTCCTCCAAATAAAGGTTGGACTCCAAGGGGATCTGCAGAGACCCCAGCCATCCATGGAGTGGTCTCGGGCCCCGCTTTCTGGCCCTTCTGGGGAGGGTTGAGCCCCGGACTCCTGGCGCTCCAGTGCTAAGGAACCTCCACTGGGGTCTTGTTCAGAGGCCTAGTCCTCCTAAGCCTGGGGGAGTCAGGCTGAAGCCAGGCAGCGGTGGGCGGCGGGAGGGCTGACCGCTTTGACATGGCCCCTCCCCCCCGCAGCTGGCCCTGCAGACGGGCCGGGAGCCGCCACCCATCTGGAGGGTGCAGAAGGCCCTTCTTCAGAAGTTCACCCCCGAGATCAAGGACGGACAGAGGCAGTTCTGTGCAACCAGCAACGTAAGCCCAGTGGGAGCGCCCGGGCTTGGGCCGTGGGCCTGCCGGGTCAGGGCGGACATCGCTCTCACTCTTCCCTCGCTTCCACTTCTCCAGTATTTGGGCTATTTTGGGGACGCCAAGAACCGCTACCAGCGTCTCTACGTGAAGTTTCTGGAGAACGTGAACAAGAAGGATTACGTCCGAGTCTGCGCTCGGAAGCCGTGGCACCGGCCCCCAGTCCCTGTCAGGTACTTGGGCTCGGAGGGTGGGAGCTGGGAGAGGGGCCTCGGGGGCTGGGCGAGCGCAGGGCCCCATCAAAGGCAGATTTGGACTTTTGCCTCTCGTGTCTCTTTGCTCAGGCGTCCCGGACAGCCGAAGTCCGCTCCGGTGCCATCTGGGACAGCAGCCCCGGCGGG from Sminthopsis crassicaudata isolate SCR6 chromosome 3, ASM4859323v1, whole genome shotgun sequence includes these protein-coding regions:
- the PRR12 gene encoding proline-rich protein 12 isoform X2; the protein is MDRNYPSAGFGDPLGAGAGWSYERSAKASLVYGGSRTSHPETDILHRQAYATPHPLQGYATNHHPAGLSGLFDTGLHHAGSAGPDASVMNLISALESRAPQPGPSASSLLSQFRSPSWQTAMHTPGPTELFISGALPGSGTFPSSSALSAYQHPASFGGRPFPVPSSLSLQDPPFSPPANGLLSPHDVLHLKPSQAPTVPSSLGFERLAGGGVLGPASLGPAQTPPYRTGPPEPPPPPRHLPAQFNLLASSSSEQSSPQLYNFSGAAPPGPPPERALPRQDSVIKHYQRPASAQPPPPPPPPPPAHSLQHYLSCGGSYPPPAMGHRASLACSPLGGEPSPGAGEAAKGGQAAGAGGTGAGGRATGPEAGPGTGGQGAGATGGGYRPIIQSPGYKAAKGAYGAGAGTARPPPSRSTATPKCQSLGGGGYATGTGKPSGAGSGGGQAYSPGQPQGLLGPQAYSQGFGASQAQDLSKGPGYTAGPPQAQPGGPPQQPPPSLTTCQSYSPDQLQSLPYGVQSEGYPGPAPHSQGLPTASPSLSYSTGHSPALSGHGGAWGHTPASLGGGGGGEASPSHIIRPLQSPPASGGGRPPGVASPGAPGKYLSSVLASPTFLGPPGGAGGYPGAGGAGGYKGKGDGELLGGPGAGGAGQRTEDEDFLIQHLLQAPSPPRGSGPDGLVGECEEQRGGEGPGGGSGSKAAAYDLAKEEQQRYHLQSVIRTSASLDDGATLELGLGRLKDKKKAASSERGGGTPEGLATSVVHYGAGAKDLGAYLQKTPPPPAPAPQPPSHHNLLLEGAPELPLVLPPPPPPPPPQLLPSVLSHAPSPPAPPPAPPPRKVGVHLLEPTPRDTGPLQLEAHLRAPPGLEASPSPRLRADEGLEAPGTMQDLLGALEPLPPPPAEAGGPQPGEAKDPAGAYRSPSPQGPKAPRFVPLTSICFPDSLLQDEERSFFPTMEEMFGGGTGDDYSKAGPPEDDADPKGGGGGTAPAGPAAYDPYAPYCSTGPTGGGPEPPGLGLDPGKTPVELPSTVNAEPLGLIQAGQHQPPPPPPPPPPPPEPKGGLTSPIFCSSKPKKLLKTSSFHLLRRRDPPFQTPKKLYAQEYEFEADEDKADVPADIRLNSRRLPDLLPDLVSSCRSRPALSPLGDIDFCPPPPGPTGPRRRGRKPTKAKRDGPPRPRGRPRIRPLAEPPPGPQLGPHLPGGQTDGARKPRGRGRGRGRKADEPSGEGLEPLKPLKIKLAVPKVGEGGGPVAGEPASSGPVDGGLDSSQTREKIQAKIKEVEEKQPEMKSGFMASFLDFLKSGKRQQLPSGSGPPPSPSKAGPGRTLGPPPAVAPPAPAPAPAFGLGGALEAAESDGLGLGCPSPCKRLDEELKRNLETLPSFSSDEEDSVAKNRDLQESISSAISALDDPPAPKDAGPAATPAAASSPEAPILEEKPPPSPAPSSPPSPPSPPPLVPPEPTSSPPPPTPAVPPVPMAPLPPPEAPAPAPAPAPSPEEPEPPDARPLHLAKKQETAAVCGETDDEAGESGGEGIFRERDEFVIRAEDIPALKLALQTGREPPPIWRVQKALLQKFTPEIKDGQRQFCATSNYLGYFGDAKNRYQRLYVKFLENVNKKDYVRVCARKPWHRPPVPVRRPGQPKSAPVPSGTAAPAGGASLPKPPATPSKPEPPEKAPEKPPEKAPEKPPEKPPEKPPEKPPEKSPEPAPEKAPPPARPPDKERALRSERVTRERGSRPGQPAAEAAPARPPRPPKARPAKVKAEPPPKKRKKWLKEASERSAAARGSSSESESSPGPPKRAAPGRLLKTRAMREMYRSYVEMLVSTALDPDMIQALEDTHDELYLPPMRKIDGILNEHKKKVLKRLSLSPALQDALHTFPQLQVERGSAGAGGAEGAPGTGSGAVRLRPAGDPYNRKTLSKLKRTVARAQEFKVELDKSSFYTLYHALHHYKYHTFLRCRDQTLAIEGGADDLGQEEVVQQCMRNQPWLEQLFDSFSDLLAQAQAQAQGRCV